Sequence from the Onthophagus taurus isolate NC unplaced genomic scaffold, IU_Otau_3.0 ScKx7SY_15, whole genome shotgun sequence genome:
aaacttttttatataaaatttttaaactctatacaagtttcgaaagaagacatcttcagctttaatttgagacataaatcgtttcttcacttctataaataaagaagttatgattttttgaaaattaatttatttttaatcgaattaagttatctaataaaagtaattaatgtttttctcaaaactatttaatataaaatttttaaactctatACAAGTTTCGAAaaaagacatcttcagctataatttgagacataaatcgtttctccaatttcataaataaagatgatacaattttttgaaaattaactcatttttaatcgaattaagtTAGCTAATAAACTCTACTAAACTTCTCAAaactattttatataaaatttttaaactctatACAAGTTTCGacagaagacatcttcagctttaatttgagacataaatcgtttcttcaatttcataaataaatatgatacaattttttgaaaatgaactcatttttaatcgaattaagttatcttataaaagtaattaatttttttcttaaaacttttttatataaaatttttaaactctatgcaagtttcgaaagaagatatcttcagctttaacttgagacataaatcgcttcttcgctttaacaaataaagaagttatgattttttgaaaattaacttatttttaatcggattaaattatctaataagagtaattaatttttttctcaaaaactttttatataaaatttttaaattctatggtagtttcgaaagaagacatcttcagctttaatttgagacataaatcgtttcttcactttcataaataaagcagttatgattttttgaaaattaagtaatttttaatcgaattaagttatctaatataagtaattaatttttttctcaaaacttttttatataaaatatttaaactctATAcaagtttcgaaagaagacatcttcagctttaatttcagatataaatcgcttcttcgctttattaaataaagaagttatgattttttgaaaattaactcatttttaatcgaattaagttatctaataaaagtaattaaggtttttctcaaaactcttttatataaaatttttttactccttacaagtttcgaaagaagacatcttcagctttaatttgagacataaatcgcttcttcactttcataaataaagaagttataactttttggaatttaacgcatttttaatcgaattaagttatctaataaaagtaattaagggttttctcaaaattttgttgtataaaattttaaatactatACACGTTttgaaagaagacatcttcagctttaatttgagacataaatcgtttcttcactatcataaataaagaagttatgattttttgaaaattagctcatttttaatcaaattaaattatctaataaaagttataaattttttttctcaaaacttttttatataaaatttttaaactctatgcaagtttcgaaagaagacatcttcagctttaatttgagacataaatcgcttcttcgctttaataaataaagaagttataacattttgaaatttaacttatttttaatcgaattaagttatctaataaaagtaattaaggtttttctcaaaacttttttatataaaatttttaaactctatACAAGTTttgaaagaagacatcttcagctttaaattgagacataaatcgctTCCTCAatctcataaataaagaagttatgattttttgaaaatataaattcaaattgaaataaattgaataattgaacattttttcaagaaatccaTCAATTTGAAGTTATggtcatttataaataaaagaaacacctttatgatgataaaattcatttttaaaaatcagttttagttcttgaattggaatttttttaatttaagcgAAATTTTCTTGCTTACAAAAGCTAATAACGTTGatacattaaaatcaaaaaatggttgGGCTGTTATTGTTGTGACATTTTCTTTACATATAAAGGTGATAATCCATTTTAAGGctttaaaatttagttttgaacatctcatttagttttggagataagattacaaattgaaacaacgaattataaaccattttaaagaggacagcctaagctttattttagtatcaaaatcaatttataatttgcacgattttttgaattttatcatttttaaattctacgAATTAAATAAGTTGTGTACTCTTTTAAATTGACCAGATTTGCAGCCAACCGGATCGCTTTAGTGTCGTTGTTTTCGGTGTAATCGGGGTGTCTATCATCTTGAGCTTCAAAGAAACTTGAAAGAAAAAACGTGATTGAAACGATTTTATTGAGtgtgataaaattgattttaccTTATCTCAACGTCACCTTCCTGCAAAATTGAAGTGGTACTTGCATAATAGTTGTCGTGAAAATCAGTCCTTACATCATTATAAAATACGACAcgtttaatcttttttttaaccatttctTTCGCGCAATATGCGGTGGGGTAAGTGGTGGCATAAACGGTAGAACCTTTATAATCGACGTTGGAATCATTGAGGGCTGTCTCAATCCCCAActcaactaaaattaataccCTAAAATCATCTAATTATAGCATTATAAGTTACTTACTGGTCAAGTAACGAACCGCGTAATCATTATTGTTTTGGACGAGTGTTTTATGAAGATTAGGAAGTAAAATTGAGTTATGCCCCATTGCAATAACTTTACCATTTGGATCAACAACACAAACTCCTACCTTAAAATTTTCAACGCTCCTCATTCCATTTACCAAGGCTATACGCATATATAGATTATCTAATTCTATGTTATTCATCGTTATAGAGCACATTGATAAATGGTAATCACATAATGAGCTGCGAAAATATCCGCTAGATATCTTATTGTTATCTTGGTTTATAGCTTAAGTAATTTACTTATCTAAATGCGTAAAATTGActttaaatgtttttgatggaatcgatttcaaattgaaaaaacttgTTCCGAAACGTGTatagagtttaaaaattttatataaaaaagttttgagaaaaatgttaataacttttattagataacttaattcgattaaaaatggattcattttcaaaaaatcataacttctttatttatgaaagtgaagaagcgatttatgtctcaaattataGCTGAAGATGCcttctttcgaaacatgtatagagcttaaaaattttatataaaaaagttttgagaaaaatattaataatttctcttAGGTAATGCAATTCCAttgaaaaaagattaattttcaaaaaatcataacttctttatttttgaaaataaagaagcgatttatgacTCAGATTGAAGCGGAAGATGTCCTCTTTCTAAATCTGTATTGCATTGAAAAattgtatacaaaaaaaatttgggaaaaacattaattacttttataagACAATTTAATTCCATTGAGAAacagttaattttcaaaaaatcataacttctttatttttgaaaataaagtagtgatttatatctcaaattaaagctgaagatgtcctCTTTCGAAGTCTGTatagcatttaaaaaatttatataaaagaattttgagaaaaacattaattacttttataagacaatttaattccattgaaaaatagttaattttcaaaaaaccataatttctttatttttgaaaatgaagtagtgatttatttttcaaattaaagctgaagatgtcctctttcgaaatctgtattgcattgaaaaattgtatacaaaaaaaatttgggaaaaacattaattacttttataagACAATTTAATTCCATTGAGAAacagttaattttcaaaaaatcataacttctttatttttgaaaataaagtagtgatttatatctcaaattaaagctgaagatgtcctCTTTCGAAGTCTGTatagcatttaaaaaatttatataaaagaattttgagaaaaacattaattacttttataagacaatttaattccattgaaaaatagttaattttcaaaaaaccataatttctttattttcgaaaataaagtagttatttatgtttcaaattaaagctgaagatgtcctctttcgaaatctgtgttgcatttaaaaattttatataaaaactttttaagagaaattaattacttttattagatattttaattcgactaaaaaatagttaattttaaaaaaatcataacttctttatttttgaaaataaagtagtgagttatatctcaaattaaagctaaagatgtcctctttcgaaatctgtataGCATTTAAagagtttatataaaaaaatttcgagaaatacattatttacttttataaaacaatttaattctatTGAGAAACAGTTAATTGTCAAAAAACcatgatttctttatttttgaaaataaagtagtgatttatgtttcaaactaaagctgaagatgtcttctttcaaAACTTGTatagagtttaaaaatttcatataagTGAATTCtaagaaaatcattaattacttttataagacaatttaattccattgaaaaatagttaattttcaaaaaatcataacttctttattcttgaaaataaagtagtggtttatgtttcaaattaaagctgaagatgtcctCTTTCAAAATCTGTatagtatttaaaaagtttatataagagaattttgagaaaaacattaattacttttataagacaatttaattccattgaaaaatagttaattttcaaaaaaccttaatttctttattttcgaaaataaagtagttatttatgtttcaaattaaagctgaagatgtcctCTTTCGAAATCCGTATAgcatttaaaaagtttatataagagaattttgagaaaaacattaatttcttttataagacaatttaattccattgaaaaatagttaattttcaaaaaaccataacatctttatttttaaaaataaagtaatgatttatgtctcaaattaaagctgaagatgtcctCTTTCGCAATCTGTATagtatttaagaaatttatataaaagaattttgagaaaaacattaattacttttataagacaatttaattccattgaaaaatagtttattttcaaaaaaccataacttctttattttcgaaaataaagtagttatttatgattcaaattaaagctgaagatgtcctctttcgaaatctgtatagcatttaagaaatttatataaaagaattttgagaaaaacattaattacttttataagACAATTTAATTCCATTGAGAAacagttaattttcaaaaaatcataacttctttatttttgaaaataaagtagtgatttatatctcaaattaaagctgaagatgttcTCTTTCGAAGTCTGTatagcatttaaaaaatttatataaaagaattttgagaaaaacattaattacttttataagACAATTTGATTCCAttgaaaaatagttaattttcaaaaaaccataacttctttatttttgaaaataaagtagtgatttatgtttcaaattaaagctgaagatgtcctttttcgaaatctgtgtagcatttaacaattttatataaaaaaaaaatgagaaaaaattaattacttttataaaacaatttaattccattgagaaacatttaattttcaaaaaaccataacttctttatttttgaaaataaagtagtgatttatgtctcaaattaaagctgaagatgtcctctttcgaaatctgtatagcatttaagaaatttatataaaagaattttgagaaaaacattaattacttttataagACAATTTGATTCCAttgaaaaatagttaattttcaaaaaaccataacttctttatttttgaaaataaagtagtgatttatgtttcaaattaaagctgaagatgtcctttttcgaaatctgtgtagcatttaacaattttatataaaaaaaaaatgagaaaaaattaattacttttataaaacaatttaattccattgagaaacatttaattttcaaaaaaccataacttctttatttttgaaaataaagtagtgatttatgtctcaaattaaagctgaagatgtcctctttcgaaatctgtgttgcatttaaaaattttatataaaaactttttaagagaaattaattacttttattagatattttaattcgactaaaaaatagttaattttaaaaaaatcataacttctttatttttgaaaataaagtagtgagttatatctcaaattaaagctaaagatgtcctctttcgaaatctgtataGCATTTAAagagtttatataaaaaaatttcgagaaatacattatttacttttataaaacaatttaattctatTGAGAAACAGTTAATTGTCAAAAAACcatgatttctttatttttgaaaataaagtagtgatttatgtttcaaactaaagctgaagatgtcttctttcaaAACTTGTatagagtttaaaaatttcatataagTGAATTCtaagaaaatcattaattacttttataagacaatttaattccattgaaaaatagttaattttcaaaaaatcataacttctttattcttgaaaataaagtagtggtttatgtttcaaattaaagctgaagatgtcctCTTTCAAAATCTGTatagtatttaaaaagtttatataagagaattttgagaaaaacattaattacttttataagacaatttaattccattgaaaaatagttaattttcaaaaaaccataacatctttatttttaaaaataaagtaatgatttatgtctcaaattaaagctgaagatgtcctCTTTCGCAATCTGTATagtatttaagaaatttatataaaagaattttgagaaaaacattaattacttttatgagacaatttaattccattgaaaaatagttaattttaaaaaaatcataacttctttatttttgaaaataaagtagtgatttatatctcaaattaaagctgaagatgtcctctttcgaaatctgtatagcatttaaaaagtttatataagagaattttgagaaaaacattaattacttttataagacaatttaattccattgaaaaatagttaattttcaaaaaaccataacttcttta
This genomic interval carries:
- the LOC111418313 gene encoding deoxycytidylate deaminase-like, whose protein sequence is MCSITMNNIELDNLYMRIALVNGMRSVENFKVGVCVVDPNGKVIAMGHNSILLPNLHKTLVQNNNDYAVRYLTIELGIETALNDSNVDYKGSTVYATTYPTAYCAKEMVKKKIKRVVFYNDVRTDFHDNYYASTTSILQEGDVEISFFEAQDDRHPDYTENNDTKAIRLAANLVNLKEYTTYLIRRI